A single window of Doryrhamphus excisus isolate RoL2022-K1 chromosome 5, RoL_Dexc_1.0, whole genome shotgun sequence DNA harbors:
- the mfsd12b gene encoding major facilitator superfamily domain-containing protein 12 isoform X2: protein MNYEPKMEYKWNRITRVKKRDENGRKETMPLQNIYVWRLSTFAGVLLLVGQVADGVCTPLVGYESDRSTGRQGKRKNWHLLGTICVLLSFPFIFNPCLACSANTPQWAEVIYFVPFIVIFQFGWAATQISHLSLIPELVSGDSAKVELTAYRYAFTVVANITVYAVAWLLFHFQSQHDIDTTDNLGQADVPLFRMLAFILLAIGAVFSLIFHVGTKEKSDEEDQLISSSPDEEASPLRVFQWKHWLKEPSFYQVAFLYMCTRLIANLSQSYISVYLTNSLMLPKNFIAIIPLVMYVSGFVSSLAMKPISKLVGISMMYFAGLLLVIGFAIWVILDKNMGADSIYGAAVLLGAGSAIILVMSLSMTAKLIGEHTQSGAFVYGSMSFTDKVANGVGVIVIQSIRPCSTEACCPACIWFYRDVMVTVTGGVAVAATLCLVTILIWPIKTRKTAS, encoded by the exons ATGAATTATGAGCCAAAAATGGAGTATAAGTGGAACCGAATTacgcgtgtcaagaaaagagatgaaaacggaaggaaggagacaatgCCGCTACAAAACATTTACGTTTGGAGGCTT AGCACCTTTGCAGGTGTGCTGCTGCTCGTCGGCCAGGTTGCAGACGGTGTGTGCACGCCTCTGGTCGGGTATGAATCTGACAGATCCACTGGCAGACAAGGGAAGAGAAAAAACTGGCATTTGCTGG GAACCATTTGTGTTCTTCTGTcgtttcctttcattttcaacCCGTGCTTGGCCTGCTCCGCTAACACCCCCCAATGGGCCGAGGTCATCTACTTCGTCCCCTTCATCGTCATCTTCCAGTTCGGATGGGCGGCCACTCAGATCTCACACCTGTCCCTCATTCCGGAGCTGGTGTCTGGTGATAGCGCCAAGGTGGAGCTCACGGCGTACAG ATACGCCTTCACTGTGGTGGCCAACATCACGGTGTACGCTGTGGCCTGGTTGCTCTTTCATTTCCAGTCTCAACATGACATAGACACCACAGACAACCTGGGCCAGGCCGACGTCCCTCTGTTTAGG ATGCTGGCTTTCATCCTACTGGCCATTGGAGCAGTGTTCTCCTTAATATTCCACGTCGGCACTAAGGAGAAGTCAGACGAAGAAGATCAGCTGATCAGTAGTTCCCCGGATGAGGAAGCGTCGCCTCTCAGAGTGTTTCAGTGGAAACACTGGCTAAAAGAGCCTTCTTTCTACCAG GTGGCCTTTCTCTACATGTGCACCAGACTGATAGCCAACCTGTCCCAGTCGTACATCTCTGTTTACCTGACCAACTCCCTGATGCTACCAAAG AACTTTATTGCCATTATACCGCTGGTGATGTACGTCAGCGGATTCGTTAGCTCGCTGGCTATGAAGCCCATCAGCAAGCTTGTAGGCATCAGC ATGATGTATTTTGCCGGCCTGCTGCTGGTGATCGGCTTTGCCATCTGGGTGATTCTGGACAAAAACATGGGAGCCGACAGCATCTACGGCGCGGCGGTGCTTCTGGGGGCTGGGTCAGCCATCATCCTGGTCATGTCTCTGTCCATGACCGCCAAACTCATCGGGGAGCATACG CAAAGTGGAGCCTTTGTTTACGGCTCAATGAGCTTCACAGACAAGGTAGCCAATGGCGTGGGAGTCATCGTCATCCAGAGCATCAGGCCATGCAG CACAGAGGCGTGCTGCCCAGCGTGTATATGGTTTTATCGCGATGTCATGGTAACAGTAACCGGGGGCGTGGCTGTGGCTGCAACACTTTGTCTGGTAACAATTCTCATCTGGCCAATCAAGACCAGGAAAACCGCATCATGA
- the mfsd12b gene encoding major facilitator superfamily domain-containing protein 12 isoform X1, with protein sequence MEESVPAERTLTVCRRLCYAAGHFLNDLCASMWFTYLLVYLHSILGLQSTFAGVLLLVGQVADGVCTPLVGYESDRSTGRQGKRKNWHLLGTICVLLSFPFIFNPCLACSANTPQWAEVIYFVPFIVIFQFGWAATQISHLSLIPELVSGDSAKVELTAYRYAFTVVANITVYAVAWLLFHFQSQHDIDTTDNLGQADVPLFRMLAFILLAIGAVFSLIFHVGTKEKSDEEDQLISSSPDEEASPLRVFQWKHWLKEPSFYQVAFLYMCTRLIANLSQSYISVYLTNSLMLPKNFIAIIPLVMYVSGFVSSLAMKPISKLVGISMMYFAGLLLVIGFAIWVILDKNMGADSIYGAAVLLGAGSAIILVMSLSMTAKLIGEHTQSGAFVYGSMSFTDKVANGVGVIVIQSIRPCSTEACCPACIWFYRDVMVTVTGGVAVAATLCLVTILIWPIKTRKTAS encoded by the exons atGGAAGAGTCTGTACCCGCGGAGAGGACTTTGACAGTGTGCAGGCGTTTGTGTTACGCCGCcggacattttttaaatgacttatGCGCCTCGATGTGGTTCACCTACCTCCTGGTCTACCTGCATTCCATCCTGGGCTTACAGAGCACCTTTGCAGGTGTGCTGCTGCTCGTCGGCCAGGTTGCAGACGGTGTGTGCACGCCTCTGGTCGGGTATGAATCTGACAGATCCACTGGCAGACAAGGGAAGAGAAAAAACTGGCATTTGCTGG GAACCATTTGTGTTCTTCTGTcgtttcctttcattttcaacCCGTGCTTGGCCTGCTCCGCTAACACCCCCCAATGGGCCGAGGTCATCTACTTCGTCCCCTTCATCGTCATCTTCCAGTTCGGATGGGCGGCCACTCAGATCTCACACCTGTCCCTCATTCCGGAGCTGGTGTCTGGTGATAGCGCCAAGGTGGAGCTCACGGCGTACAG ATACGCCTTCACTGTGGTGGCCAACATCACGGTGTACGCTGTGGCCTGGTTGCTCTTTCATTTCCAGTCTCAACATGACATAGACACCACAGACAACCTGGGCCAGGCCGACGTCCCTCTGTTTAGG ATGCTGGCTTTCATCCTACTGGCCATTGGAGCAGTGTTCTCCTTAATATTCCACGTCGGCACTAAGGAGAAGTCAGACGAAGAAGATCAGCTGATCAGTAGTTCCCCGGATGAGGAAGCGTCGCCTCTCAGAGTGTTTCAGTGGAAACACTGGCTAAAAGAGCCTTCTTTCTACCAG GTGGCCTTTCTCTACATGTGCACCAGACTGATAGCCAACCTGTCCCAGTCGTACATCTCTGTTTACCTGACCAACTCCCTGATGCTACCAAAG AACTTTATTGCCATTATACCGCTGGTGATGTACGTCAGCGGATTCGTTAGCTCGCTGGCTATGAAGCCCATCAGCAAGCTTGTAGGCATCAGC ATGATGTATTTTGCCGGCCTGCTGCTGGTGATCGGCTTTGCCATCTGGGTGATTCTGGACAAAAACATGGGAGCCGACAGCATCTACGGCGCGGCGGTGCTTCTGGGGGCTGGGTCAGCCATCATCCTGGTCATGTCTCTGTCCATGACCGCCAAACTCATCGGGGAGCATACG CAAAGTGGAGCCTTTGTTTACGGCTCAATGAGCTTCACAGACAAGGTAGCCAATGGCGTGGGAGTCATCGTCATCCAGAGCATCAGGCCATGCAG CACAGAGGCGTGCTGCCCAGCGTGTATATGGTTTTATCGCGATGTCATGGTAACAGTAACCGGGGGCGTGGCTGTGGCTGCAACACTTTGTCTGGTAACAATTCTCATCTGGCCAATCAAGACCAGGAAAACCGCATCATGA
- the si:ch73-61d6.3 gene encoding occludin, producing the protein MFDKQPYDSPPLYTPPSNNGFGSPGSFHTPQSDYNAYPPPPGSYYIEDKPQHFYKWSSPPGIIKAMMAVVIVLCVAIFACVASTLMWEMQYGYGNGYYGTGTGYGSGYGLGSYGTGFGGGGYGSYGGYGNYYGSYISPYSAKTAMIAMAAINFIGSLAFFIASFSKSTAMRSRKYFLALLIASVIMAVLQGIINIVYIVGVNPNAQGSSNMMYNPMLMMCQSLYQTGYSQMGGVGGFPLHNPYLYHYCYVDPQEGVAMVCGFLIVIALAVAAFFAHKARGKIWRYGKANIFWVEPLVGGKASEGRDVEEWVNNVEESRSVQDAPTLLVSEKGGGLLNASANSVISYPPAKVESSSFNGDTYDSNEYSERKTSRPSEVFSHGGRNSSSPSEEAGGGRKPSANRAKRRRRNPDMDESQYETEYTTGGETGNELDTEEWESMYPEITSDEQRHDYKSEFDADLREYKRMCAEMDDINDQLNKLSRQLDTLDDSSAKYQGVAEEYNRLKDIKRTSDYQSKKKECRRLRHKLFHIKRMVKDYDKSHS; encoded by the exons ATGTTTGACAAGCAGCCCTATGACAGCCCGCCGCTCTACACCCCACCTTCCAACAACGGGTTCGGATCGCCGGGCAGCTTCCATACGCCGCAGAGTGACTACAATGCGTACCCTCCGCCCCCGGGATCGTACTACATCGAGGACAAGCCGCAACACTTCTACAAATGGTCGTCACCCCCCGGCATCATCAAGGCCATGATGGCTGTTGTCATCGTGCTCTGCGTGGCCATATTTGCGTGTGTGGCCTCCACGCTCATGTGGGAAATGCAGTACGGGTATGGAAATGGCTACTACGGAACCGGGACCGGATACGGTAGCGGATATGGCCTGGGCAGCTACGGAACAGGATTTGGTGGCGGTGGCTATGGCAGTTATGGGGGATATGGTAACTACTACGGCTCCTACATTTCCCCCTACTCGGCCAAAACCGCGATGATCGCCATGGCAGCCATTAACTTCATCGGCTCACTGGCTTTCTTCATCGCGAGTTTCTCTAAATCTACCGCCATGCGTAGCAGGAAGTACTTTCTGGCACTTCTGATAGCGAGTGTCATCATGGCCGTCCTGCAG GGCATCATAAACATCGTGTACATCGTTGGAGTGAACCCCAATGCCCAGGGTTCGTCCAATATGATGTACAATCCCATGCTGATGATGTGCCAGAGCCTCTATCAGACGGGCTACTCTCAGATGGGAGGAGTGGGAGGCTTCCCATTACACAACCCGTACCTCTACCATTACTGCTACGTGGACCCCCAAGAG GGAGTCGCCATGGTGTGTGGATTCCTTATTGTCATCGCCTTGGCCGTTGCCGCTTTCTTCGCACACAAAGCGAGAGGCAAGATCTGGCGCTACGGCAAAGCCAACATCTTCTGGGTTGAGCCTCTTGTCGGTGGGAAAGCATCGGAGGGCAGAGATGTGGAGGAGTGG GTGAACAATGTGGAGGAAAGCCGCAGCGTTCAGGACGCCCCGACCCTGCTGGTGTCAGAGAAAGGAGGCGGACTGCTTAACGCTTCTGCAAACAGTGTCATCTCCTACCCCCCGGCCAAGGTGGAGAGCAGCTCCTTCAATGGGGACACCTACGACAGCAATGA GTACTCGGAGCGAAAAACCAGCCGACCGTCAGAGGTGTTTTCCCACGGTGGCAGGAACAGCTCCAGTCCTTCGGAGGAGGCAGGCGGGGGACGCAAACCTTCTGCCAACAGAGCCAAGAGACGCAGGCGTAACCCTGACATGGACGAGTCTCAGTATGAGACGGAGTACACCACAGGAGGCGAGACGGGCAACGAGCTCGATACGGAAGAGTGGGAGAG CATGTACCCCGAGATAACATCCGACGAACAACGTCACGACTATAAGTCTGAGTTTGATGCTGACCTAAGGGAGTACAAGCGCATGTGTGCGGAGATGGACGACATCAACGATCAGTTGAACAAACTCAGCAGGCAGTTGGACACACTCGATGACTCCTCTGCTAAATATCAG gGTGTAGCAGAGGAGTATAATCGTCTGAAGGACATCAAGCgg ACGTCAGATTACCAGTCTAAGAAGAAAGAGTGTCGCAGGCTGAGACACAAACTGTTCCACATCAAGCGCATGGTGAAGGACTACGACAAGAGCCACTCGTAG